From the genome of Malus sylvestris chromosome 6, drMalSylv7.2, whole genome shotgun sequence, one region includes:
- the LOC126625487 gene encoding calcium-binding protein CP1-like, with product MSRSPTVNLTGTLIRRPVYGPVSSQSTTTARWVPRLVSTNTVASTVSDVDHDDKISKDDLRAFYAGFSSSAAEENLTRLMMSTADKDGFVQYEEFEHILACDDGAKSPGVMEDVFKVMDKDGDGKLSHEENTSFFFIATDEDIKAMIKLGGSDENQGVTYAGLLKILAVDQVSEAS from the exons ATGTCCAGGTCCCCCACCGTAAACTTAACTGGTACCTTGATCCGTAGGCCCGTCTATGGTCCAGTAAGCTCCCAG TCGACAACGACGGCGAGGTGGGTGCCGAGGCTAGTGTCGACGAACACAGTGGCCTCCACCGTATCGGACGTCGACCACGATGACAAGATCAGCAAAGACGACCTCCGGGCCTTCTACGCTGGCTTCTCCAGCTCTGCCGCGGAGGAAAACCTCACCAGATTGATGATGTCTACCGCTGACAAAGATGGGTTCGTTCAGTATGAGGAGTTCGAGCACATCTTGGCTTGCGATGACGGGGCGAAAAGCCCGGGAGTGATGGAGGACGTGTTTAAGGTGATGGACAAAGACGGCGACGGGAAACTCAGCCACGAGGAAAACACGTCCT TTTTCTTCATCGCTACCGATGAAGATATCAAGGCCATGATTAAACTGGGCGGCAGCGATGAGAACCAAGGCGTGACGTATGCTGGCTTGCTTAAGATCCTGGCCGTTGATCAAGTTAGCGAAGCGTCTTGA